CCCAGCTACAATTCTACATGGTAGTGGTATTCCAACTACTCCTAGGccctaggagccttattatgcactgcCAGTATCTAGTATGCCTCCTACACGGGGTGCTTTTagcggtcagtccagcagacctggcccaagcCAGCCACAACAACCACGCCCtcgagagcttgttttgagtgtggcaacaaacgccatatggtgagggatttccccagacttaggaggggtgcacctccacaaatTTCTCAGGCACTGCGTGCTCCACCgggttctcaggctatgatcatATCACCAACTAGcactccacctgctcagccagcacGAGGTGGatgtcggggaggtagaggtagccctagagggggagtccaTGCCAGATACTATGCTCTTCCTGCTCGTACAAAGGCAGTTGCTTCCGACTCTATCATTACATGTATTGTTCCAATCTGTCATAGAGATGTgtcggttctatttgatccaggatccacttattcctacgtgtcatcttatttttccccgtatttgggcgtatctcgtgattctttgagttctcctatttatgtgtctacacttgtgggagatttttattttttttgaccgTGTGTATCAATCGTGTTTGGTTGttattagtggttttgagactagagtcaatttattattgctcaatatggtagattttgatattatcttgggcatggactggttgtggccccattatactattcttgattgtcacgtcaagaccgtgacgctggctatgctaggtttaCCACAGTTAGAGTGGAagggtaccttagattacactcccagtagagtttttcatttcttaaagctcaacgaatggttaagaaggggtgtgacacgtatctagGGTATGTgggagatgtcagtattgatacccctacaattgAGTTAGTCACAGTATTGAGGGATTTCCCTGATATATTTCCAACTGACGAGACAGAGAtatcgactttggtattgatttgttgccaggcactcagcccatctctattcttCTATATCGTATGGATCCTCCtaagttgaaagggttgaaggaacagttataggaattacttgataagggtGTCATTcatcctagtgtgtcaccttggctTCTccggtcttgtttgtgaagagaaaggatggttctatgcatatgtgcattgattatcgccagttgaacaaagttacagtgaagaacaagtattctttgcctcgtattggtgacttatttgatcagttataGGATGctagagtgttttccaagattgacttatgttcaggttatcatcagttgaagattcgggagccagatatctcgaagactgctttaaagactcggtatggtcataaCAAGTTCCttatgatgtcatttgggctgaccaatgccccagcatcatttatgcatttgatacaCAGTATATTTCAGCCCTATCTTGATTCATTcttcattgtgtttattgacgacattttagtgtactcccggagtcgggaggatcatgagcatcacttgaggactgtgcttcagatattgagagaaaagaagttatatgtaaAATTCttaaagtgtgagttctggttagattcAATGGCATTTTTAGGTCACATAGTGTCGcgtgaggggatcaaggtggatccaagGAAGGTggaagcagtgtagagttggcccaaaccatcctcagctactgAGATCCCGAGGTTTCTTGGTTTGGTGGAGTATTATCgttgatttgttgagggattcttatttattgtagcacctatgaccaggctgacccagaagggtgctccgttcaggtggacagaggagtgtgagaagagctttcaaaagctcaaaacaCCTTTGATTACAGTCCCAGTATTGGTATTACCTACAGGTTTGGGGACTAATactatttattgtgatgcatctggAATTGTTCtcggtgcggtattgatgcaagaCTGTAGGGTGATTTCCTACGCGTCAAGACATCTGACGGTACATTAAAAGAACTAtcttgtccacgaccttgagttagcagctattgttcatgccttaatgatttggaggcactattggtacggtgtcccttgtgagatctacattgattaccggagtttgcagcatctgttcaagcagaaggatcttaacttgcgttagcggaggtggttagagttgcttaaggattatgatatcactattctataccatcccgggaaggccaacgtggtggtcgatgccttgagtcgcagggcggagagtttggggagcttaGCACATTTACCAACAGCAGAGAGGCCATTGGCCTTggtgttcaggccttggccaaccaatttgttagattggatatttctaagccgagtcgagttttggcttgtgtggtctcctagtcttctctttatgatcgtatcaggaaGCGTCAGTATAATGACCCACATCTTCTCGTCCTTAAGGACACAGTTCAACACagtgatgctaaggaggtcactattggagatgatggtgcattgaggatgcatGACAAGCtatatgtgcccaatgtagacATATTGTGTGAGTTGATTCTCTAAGAGGCTCACAGttcgcggtactccattcatctgggtgcgacaaagatgtatcaggacttgaagtagcattatttgtggaggaggatgaagaatgacatagtggaatatgtagctcggtgcctaaatcgctagcaggtgaagtatgagcatcatcggatgggtggattgcttcagaagttagagattccggagtataaatgggagcagatcaccatggatttcattgttggactcccacagactcagcgGAAGTTTGATGTAGATTGGGTGATTGTGGAAAAGCTAACCAAGTCAGTTTATTTCATTCCTGTGATGACTACTTATTATTCCGAGcagctggctcgagtttatatccgtgagattgtcaggcttcatggcgtgccggtatctatcatctctgaccgAGGT
This sequence is a window from Nicotiana sylvestris chromosome 3, ASM39365v2, whole genome shotgun sequence. Protein-coding genes within it:
- the LOC138887111 gene encoding uncharacterized protein, with the translated sequence MVKKGCDTYLGYVGDVSIDTPTIELVTVLRDFPDIFPTDETEISTLCVTLASPVLFVKRKDGSMHMCIDYRQLNKVTVKNKYSLPRIGYHQLKIREPDISKTALKTRKRQYNDPHLLVLKDTVQHSDAKEVTIGDDGALRMHDKLYVPNTPTINSVPVVWDLSDVFPTNLPGMPPGCYIDFSIDLAPGTQPISIPPYCMPSKELKEHLEELLKKGFIKPSVSYWGALVLFVNKNNGSMRMCIDYLQLNKATIKNKYMFPYIDDLFDQL